From Candidatus Zixiibacteriota bacterium, the proteins below share one genomic window:
- a CDS encoding molybdopterin cofactor-binding domain-containing protein has product MSQNVIAAPLLIGTPIRLRMTVNGRAVTIDTTTDRTLLDVIRDDLGLTGAKRGCDIGTCGSCAVIQDGKAVMSCIVPVEKSQNSAVETVEGLTQDGRLHPLQQGFIDGHGFQCGICTSGFLMSAKALLDMHPNPTEKQIHQAIHKNICRCTGYNQLVESIKLACGQIKVDELDRDTYRTARVVKPVPGTPELPPRKLNVVGKAHARIESRSRIDGSALYTADIKAPPGTLHGVTVRADRASADIITVDTYAALEVDGVVKVLTCEDIPGENAYGKVIRDQLVFAESQVRYYGEPIALVLAETPRAARLGAEAVHIEYGERPGVYDPEAAMAPDAPLVHAKGNILSHYHLEKGKVDDAWGSCAHVIERRYTTHPQDHAPIEPEAALTYWDDDDGKLVVISPGQSVFFDRLNVARALGVPKDDVRCIQPAIGAAYGKREDIYAQIHAALGTLVTGRPVRIEYTREETMHVTTKRTQLRTNIKGGCDAEGRLIALEARVVGDAGAYASWSVNIMRKAGVLVSGPYNIPHVRVDSYAVYTNNPFTGATRGFGAAETAFCAESFMDELAREAGIDPLEFRRRNALQPGMRSATDFALPGPLPVVETIDEAARDFPWNEPLPQHPIDPERYKRGRGIATIWYGIGFGSGIPDITSCIAELHDDGVCSIRVGTVDYGNGSNTTFAIMAAEALGSTVEKIRVINADSANTPNCGSTVATKQTYTTGNAVVMACARLREDADAVAAQLLGVEASQIEAADGFYQVTGNGHHPLALSEIAVNFRKYGKPRRREGRFNAGALTAPLDKQTGLGKAWFPMAYGTQIAEITVDTKTGKITVDRIVAAHYLGRAINSRAVRGQVVGGVSFGIGFALTEDSKYVDGICQNVNFDKYRLMRVTEAPPVKVIAVEQDETSGPFGAIGIGEPPTLGPAPAIANALHDACGIRIRDLPLTKDKVKAALDALHT; this is encoded by the coding sequence ATGAGCCAGAACGTCATCGCCGCACCGCTTCTGATCGGGACACCCATCCGTCTGCGAATGACGGTCAACGGCCGCGCGGTCACCATCGACACGACGACCGACCGGACGCTGCTGGATGTCATCCGTGACGACCTCGGATTGACCGGCGCCAAACGCGGCTGCGATATCGGCACTTGCGGCTCCTGCGCGGTGATTCAGGATGGCAAGGCGGTGATGTCGTGTATCGTGCCGGTCGAGAAATCGCAGAACAGCGCCGTCGAGACGGTCGAAGGACTCACGCAGGACGGCCGGCTGCACCCCCTGCAGCAGGGGTTTATCGATGGGCATGGATTCCAATGTGGAATATGCACTTCCGGGTTCCTGATGTCGGCTAAGGCATTGCTCGATATGCACCCGAACCCGACTGAAAAACAAATCCATCAGGCGATCCACAAAAACATCTGCCGCTGCACCGGCTACAATCAACTCGTCGAATCGATCAAGCTCGCCTGCGGTCAAATCAAAGTCGATGAGCTCGACCGCGACACCTACCGCACCGCGCGCGTGGTCAAACCGGTGCCGGGCACACCGGAGCTGCCGCCGCGCAAACTCAACGTCGTCGGCAAAGCGCATGCACGCATCGAATCACGCAGCCGCATCGACGGCTCCGCGCTGTACACTGCCGACATCAAAGCGCCGCCGGGAACACTGCACGGCGTCACTGTCCGTGCCGACCGCGCCTCAGCCGACATCATCACGGTCGACACTTACGCCGCGCTGGAAGTCGACGGCGTCGTCAAGGTTCTCACCTGCGAAGATATCCCCGGTGAAAATGCCTACGGCAAGGTCATCCGCGATCAACTCGTCTTTGCCGAAAGTCAAGTGCGCTACTATGGCGAGCCGATCGCCCTTGTGCTGGCCGAGACTCCCAGGGCGGCGCGTCTGGGGGCCGAAGCAGTACACATCGAATACGGCGAGCGTCCCGGAGTCTACGATCCCGAAGCGGCGATGGCGCCCGATGCGCCGCTGGTCCACGCCAAGGGCAACATCCTTTCGCACTATCATCTCGAAAAGGGAAAGGTCGATGACGCCTGGGGGTCGTGCGCGCATGTCATCGAACGGCGCTACACGACTCATCCGCAGGATCACGCCCCCATCGAGCCGGAGGCGGCGCTGACATACTGGGACGACGACGACGGCAAGCTCGTGGTGATCTCGCCGGGGCAGTCGGTCTTTTTCGACCGTTTGAATGTCGCGCGCGCGCTGGGCGTTCCCAAAGATGACGTCCGCTGTATTCAACCCGCGATCGGTGCGGCCTACGGCAAACGCGAGGACATCTACGCGCAAATCCACGCGGCGCTCGGCACGCTGGTCACCGGCCGTCCGGTGCGCATCGAGTACACGCGCGAAGAGACGATGCATGTCACCACCAAACGCACGCAACTGCGCACCAACATCAAAGGCGGCTGCGATGCCGAGGGGCGGTTGATCGCTCTGGAAGCGCGCGTGGTGGGCGATGCGGGCGCGTATGCGTCGTGGTCGGTCAACATCATGCGCAAGGCGGGCGTGCTGGTATCGGGACCGTACAACATTCCCCATGTGCGCGTCGATTCGTACGCAGTCTACACGAACAACCCGTTCACCGGCGCGACGCGCGGTTTCGGCGCGGCCGAGACCGCCTTCTGTGCCGAGTCGTTCATGGATGAACTGGCGCGCGAGGCCGGAATCGATCCGTTGGAATTCCGTCGCCGCAATGCGTTGCAGCCGGGTATGCGATCGGCGACCGATTTTGCCCTGCCCGGACCGTTGCCGGTCGTCGAGACCATCGACGAGGCCGCGCGCGACTTTCCCTGGAATGAGCCATTGCCGCAACACCCCATCGACCCGGAGCGCTACAAGCGGGGACGCGGCATCGCCACGATCTGGTACGGCATCGGATTCGGTTCCGGCATTCCCGACATCACCTCGTGCATCGCCGAGTTGCACGACGACGGCGTCTGCTCGATCCGCGTGGGCACGGTCGATTACGGCAATGGCTCCAACACCACATTCGCGATCATGGCGGCCGAAGCATTGGGCTCGACTGTCGAAAAGATTCGCGTCATCAATGCCGACTCCGCCAACACCCCCAACTGCGGCTCGACGGTCGCCACCAAGCAGACATACACCACCGGCAACGCCGTGGTCATGGCGTGCGCGCGTTTGCGTGAGGATGCCGATGCGGTCGCCGCGCAATTGCTCGGTGTCGAGGCATCGCAGATCGAAGCGGCAGATGGATTCTATCAGGTGACCGGGAACGGTCACCATCCGCTCGCACTGTCGGAGATCGCCGTCAACTTCCGCAAGTACGGAAAACCGCGCCGCCGCGAGGGACGATTCAACGCGGGCGCATTGACCGCGCCGTTGGACAAACAGACCGGATTGGGGAAGGCGTGGTTTCCGATGGCCTACGGCACCCAGATCGCCGAGATCACCGTCGATACGAAGACGGGCAAAATCACGGTCGACCGCATCGTCGCCGCGCACTACCTCGGACGCGCCATCAACTCGCGCGCGGTGCGCGGGCAGGTGGTCGGCGGCGTGTCCTTCGGGATCGGATTTGCGCTCACGGAGGACTCGAAGTACGTCGATGGCATCTGTCAGAACGTGAACTTCGACAAGTATCGTCTGATGCGCGTGACCGAAGCGCCGCCGGTCAAAGTCATCGCGGTGGAGCAGGATGAGACCAGCGGCCCCTTCGGCGCGATCGGCATCGGCGAGCCGCCGACGCTCGGCCCCGCGCCCGCCATCGCCAACGCGCTCCATGACGCCTGCGGCATCCGTATCCGCGACCTGCCGCTGACCAAAGACAAGGTCAAAGCCGCGCTGGACGCGCTTCACACGTAG
- a CDS encoding amidohydrolase family protein: MPTGPLNLDYGVIDIHIHVAPWGMLHEPILEQLKQGRDRFEFLLSVSRDPQKLIALMDEAGIERVGVMNYVAPDIMGFTFAVNRFSADYARDHRDRIFAHGSVDPVGSTDPNGELSLLLDEWGISAIKIHPPHQGVAPNAYLSGNTILPVIYEGCQRRGVPVVFHTGTTTFKGARIKYGDPIHIDDVACDFPDLTIIMAHAGRPLWYQTARFLVRRHPNVYMDLSSIPPQSIPRAFPDLAKYADKVLWGTDWPGPGVPDMKTNLHAFLQLGYDPAMTRQILRDNAMRLFGWK; encoded by the coding sequence ATGCCGACCGGCCCCTTGAATCTCGACTACGGCGTGATCGACATTCACATCCATGTCGCCCCGTGGGGGATGCTGCATGAACCGATCCTCGAACAACTCAAGCAGGGCCGCGACCGATTCGAGTTTCTGCTCTCGGTTTCGCGCGATCCCCAAAAGTTGATCGCGCTGATGGACGAGGCCGGCATCGAACGCGTCGGCGTCATGAACTATGTCGCGCCCGACATCATGGGGTTCACGTTCGCAGTCAACCGTTTCTCCGCCGACTACGCGCGCGACCATCGGGACCGCATCTTCGCGCATGGGTCGGTCGATCCGGTCGGCTCGACCGACCCGAACGGTGAACTGTCGCTGCTGCTGGATGAATGGGGGATCAGCGCGATCAAGATTCACCCGCCGCACCAGGGCGTTGCCCCGAATGCGTATCTCAGCGGCAACACGATCCTGCCGGTCATATACGAAGGGTGTCAGCGTCGCGGTGTGCCGGTCGTATTTCATACCGGCACGACGACATTCAAAGGCGCGCGGATCAAGTACGGCGATCCGATCCATATCGACGATGTCGCCTGCGACTTTCCCGATCTGACGATCATCATGGCGCATGCGGGACGGCCGTTGTGGTATCAGACCGCGCGGTTTCTGGTGCGCCGCCATCCCAATGTATACATGGACCTCTCGAGCATTCCGCCGCAGAGCATCCCGCGCGCCTTTCCCGACCTCGCCAAATACGCCGACAAAGTTCTGTGGGGGACCGACTGGCCCGGCCCCGGCGTGCCGGACATGAAGACCAATCTCCACGCATTTCTTCAACTCGGCTACGATCCGGCCATGACGCGACAGATTCTGCGCGATAATGCAATGCGACTGTTCGGGTGGAAATGA
- a CDS encoding CDP-alcohol phosphatidyltransferase family protein, producing the protein MTLGGSESRFWTIPNALSLSRIALLPVWWWVMASPAISDIWGGVLIIYAIISDVADGYLARRLGQITRWGRILDPIGDKIAALVVGVFCVMHRGMSPLAFFLTIVRDVALIIGGWLIFRKRYEIPTSINIGRYAALIWGLTLLCFAFDWQPVAGWLLWPAVAFYLLAGIVYLAGLRRSAPNPSVAANRTKSVGISS; encoded by the coding sequence CGCGTTTCTGGACCATCCCCAACGCGCTGTCGCTCTCGCGGATCGCGCTGTTGCCGGTGTGGTGGTGGGTGATGGCGTCGCCCGCCATCTCGGACATCTGGGGTGGTGTTTTAATCATCTACGCGATCATCTCCGACGTCGCCGATGGGTATCTCGCGCGACGCCTCGGCCAAATCACGCGCTGGGGACGAATTCTCGATCCGATCGGAGACAAGATCGCGGCCCTCGTGGTCGGCGTCTTTTGCGTCATGCACCGGGGGATGAGTCCGCTCGCATTCTTCTTAACGATCGTGCGTGATGTCGCGCTTATCATCGGCGGCTGGCTGATCTTCCGCAAGCGGTATGAAATCCCGACGTCAATCAACATTGGACGCTACGCCGCTCTGATCTGGGGACTGACACTTCTCTGTTTCGCGTTCGATTGGCAGCCGGTCGCCGGATGGCTGCTGTGGCCGGCAGTGGCGTTCTACCTGCTTGCGGGAATTGTCTATCTTGCGGGTCTGCGCAGATCTGCGCCGAACCCATCGGTCGCCGCAAACCGCACTAAAAGCGTCGGAATTTCGAGTTGA